One segment of Brassica napus cultivar Da-Ae chromosome C3, Da-Ae, whole genome shotgun sequence DNA contains the following:
- the LOC106357510 gene encoding YTH domain-containing protein ECT2, protein MATVASSPADQSADMLQNLSLDSQAKAASEIPEPKKTAVYQYGGVDLNGQVPSFDRSLSPLLPSDAVDPSVCYVPNAYQQPFYYGYGNGDWSEYTGYQNPEGVDMNSGYGYAAYPYSPATSPAPQVGGDGQLFGAQQYQYPTFFPTGPVSVATPTQGDLAANKAGGLKPAESKNVASAAGMTKGSNGSAAGKPNNQTAFNTSSTLYGNGAYAGGYAAGYQDARFNYDGYYGTGYSDVQRPVASSYSKANSVRNQNYRSNSNYTGVHQPASMTGYGTHGYYSKMNQSKLYGNYGSSGRSGLGFSSSGYDSRTNGRGWVSATDNRYRGFGRGNSFFYGNENNADGLNELNRGPRARGAKNQKENSEDSLEVKEQTSESNVAESVETENTCIVPDREQYNKEDFPVDYADAMFFIIKSYSEDDVHKSIKYNVWASTPNGNKKLAAAYQEAQQKPGGCPIFLFFSVNASGQFVGLAEMIGPVDFNTNVDCWQQDKWTGSFPLKWHIVKDVPNSLLKHITLENNENKPVTNSRDTQEVKLEQGLKIVKIFKEHTSKTCILDDFSFYEVRQKTILEKKAKQNQTQKQVSEEKTTTDEKKETATADSANKESPPAAQTTGGVKVDENGAVAKPVVAVANGC, encoded by the exons ATGGCTACCGTTGCTTCTTCACCTGCTGATC AATCTGCTGATATGTTGCAGAACCTCTCCTTGGACTCTCAAGCAAAAGCAGCTTCGGAGATTCCTGAGCCAAAGAAG ACTGCTGTTTACCAGTATGGAGGTGTGGATTTAAACGGTCAAGTTCCTTCCTTTGACAGATCTTTGTCACCGTTGCTTCCCAGTGACGCCGTCGACCCTTCGGTTTGCTATGTTCCTAATGCGTATCAGCAGCCCTTTTATTATG GATATGGGAATGGTGACTGGAGCGAATACACTGGCTACCAAAATCCTGAGGGTGTTGACATGAATTCT GGCTATGGGTATGCAGCATATCCTTACTCTCCCGCAACAAGCCCTGCTCCGCAGGTTGGCGGAGATGGACAGTTGTTTGGAGCCCAGCAGTACCAGTATCCTACCTTTTTCCCCACTGGACCAGTATCTGTTGCTACCCCTACCCAGGGAGATCTCGCTGCAAACAAAGCTGGTGGTCTGAAACCTGCGGAAAGCAAGAATGTTGCATCTGCTGCTGGTATGACGAAAGGAAGCAATGGATCTGCTGCAGGGAAACCAAATAACCAGACCGCATTCAACACCTCAAGCACTTTGTATGGAAATGGCGCTTATGCAGGGGGTTATGCTGCTGGTTATCAGGACGCTAGATTTAACTATGATGGATATTATGGTACTGGTTATTCAGATGTTCAGAGACCTGTTGCATCCTCCTATTCTAAGGCAAACAGTGTAAGGAATCAAAACTACCGCTCAAATTCTAACTACACG GGTGTGCACCAGCCTGCATCAATGACAGGCTACGGTACTCATGGATACTACAGCAAGATGAATCAAAGCAAGTTATATGGTAACTATGGTAGCTCGGGGAGATCTGGTCTGGGCTTTAGTTCTTCTGGGTATGATTCAAGAACAAATGGAAGAGGATGGGTGAGTGCAACAGACAACAGATACAGAGGCTTTGGAAGGGGTAACAGTTTCTTCTACGGAAATGAGAACAACGCAGATGGTCTGAACGAACTTAACAGGGGACCCAGAGCCAGGGGCGCAAAGAACCAGAAGGAAAATTCAGAAGATAGCTTGGAGGTTAAGGAGCAGACTAGCGAGTCAAATGTAGCTGAGTCTGTGGAGACGGAGAACACATGCATTGTTCCTGACAGAGAACAGTACAACAAAGAAGATTTCCCGGTGGATTATGCGGACGCTATGTTCTTTATCATCAAGTCCTACAGTGAAGATGATGTGCACAAGAGCATCAAATATAACGTTTGGGCTAGCACACCAAATGGAAACAAGAAGCTTGCTGCAGCATACCAGGAAGCTCAGCAGAAACCTGGCGGCTGTCctatctttctcttcttctcg GTCAATGCAAGTGGACAATTTGTTGGGCTTGCTGAAATGATAGGACCGGTTGATTTCAACACAAATGTGGACTGCTGGCAGCAAGACAAGTGGACAGGCTCTTTCCCTCTCAAGTGGCATATTGTGAAGGATGTTCCAAACAGTTTGCTGAAACATATTACCCTTGAGAACAATGAGAACAAGCCTGTCACTAACTCCAGAGACACCCAAGAG GTCAAGTTGGAGCAAGGTTTGAAGATTGTGAAAATTTTCAAGGAGCATACTAGCAAGACTTGCATTTTGGATGACTTCTCCTTCTATGAGGTTCGACAGAAGACTATCTTGGAGAAGAAGGCCAAGCAAAACCAAACCCAGAAACAG GTTAGTGAGGAGAAAACTACAACGGATGAGAAAAAGGAAACCGCTACTGCTGATTCGGCTAATAAGGAATCTCCTCCAGCTGCTCAAACTACCGGTGGTGTAAAGGTTGATGAGAATGGGGCTGTTGCTAAGCCAGTTGTTGCGGTGGCAAATGGTTGCTAG